From one Triticum urartu cultivar G1812 chromosome 3, Tu2.1, whole genome shotgun sequence genomic stretch:
- the LOC125543982 gene encoding serine/threonine-protein phosphatase PP1-like yields the protein MMMTRASMGAMDGAALDEVVRRLVEGGRGGRQVQLSEAEIRQLCVEAKRVLLSQPNLLRIPAPVKICGDIHGQFVDLLRLFDLGGYPPTSTYLFLGDYVDRGKQSLETICLLLAYKVKYPDKVFLLRGNHEDAKINRVYGFYDECKRRFNVRLWKIFCDCFNCLPMAALIDDKIFCMHGGLSPELNSLDQIKDIERPVEIPDYGLLCDLLWSDPSSDTQGWGESDRGVACTFGADKLVEFLEKNDLDLICRAHQVVEDGYEFFAERRLVTIFSAPNYCGEFDNAGALLSIDESLMCSFQILKPKETGAPHSRKPISNKAPTVDNA from the exons atgatgatgacGCGGGCATCGATGGGCGCCATGGATGGGGCCGCGTTGGATGAGGTGGTTCGGCGGCTCGTCGAAGGGGGCCGCGGCGGGCGCCAGGTCCAGCTGTCGGAGGCGGAGATCCGCCAGCTCTGTGTCGAGGCCAAAAGGGTGCTCCTCTCGCAGCCCAACCTCCTGCGCATTCCCGCGCCCGTCAAGATCTGCG GTGATATCCATGGTCAGtttgttgatcttctgaggctgTTCGATTTGGGTGGCTATCCTCCAACTTCGACTTATCTTTTCCTTGGAGACTACGTGGATAGAGGCAAACAAAGCTTGGAAACCATATGTCTGCTTCTGGCGTATAAAGTGAAGTACCCTGATAAGGTTTTCCTGTTGAGAGGAAACCATGAAGATGCAAAAATTAACAGAGTTTATGGTTTCTATGATGAATGCAAGAGGAGATTCAATGTTCGTCTGTGGAAGATATTCTGTGATTGCTTCAACTGCTTGCCTATGGCAGCGCTTATTGATGATAAGATATTCTGTATGCATGGTGGCCTCTCACCTGAATTGAATAGCTTAGATCAAATTAAGGATATTGAGAGGCCTGTTGAAATTCCTGACTATGGTCTTCTATGTGATTTGCTTTGGTCTGATCCTAGTTCTGACACACAAGGGTGGGGGGAGAGTGACAGAGGTGTTGCTTGTACTTTCGGTGCGGATAAGCTtgtagaatttttggagaagaATGATCTTGACCTCATTTGCCGAGCTCACCAG GTGGTAGAGGATGGCTATGAGTTCTTTGCAGAAAGGAGATTAGTCACCATCTTTTCAGCTCCAAACTACTGTGGAGAATTTGATAATGCGGGTGCTTTGTTAAGCATAGATGAAAGCTTAATGTGTTCTTTCCAGATCTTGAAGCCAAAAGAAACAGGAGCACCACATTCAAGAAAACCAATTTCAAACAAG GCACCGACAGTGGACAATGCTTAA